The genomic DNA CCCTGCTGATCTGCGGCATAGCATCCACCCTTAGCGCTGGTGGAAAAAAAGAGTCCGGTCCCAAGGACACCGTTGTTTTCGGTGTGAATGTGGCCGCCCAGGGCGTTTTCCACCCCACGGTCAACACCTCAAACGGGGACCGTGAAGTGGCGCTTCTGGTGTTTAACCGCCTGATAAAATTAGGCCCCGATGGCACTTGGGTACCCGAGCTTGCGGAAAGCTTCACCCTTAGTCCGGATGCCACAAGTGTAACCTTCAAACTCCGGCAGGACATAAAGTGGTCCGACGGACAGCCCTTCACCGCCGAAGACGCCGCCTTTACCTACGAGACCCTGGCCCACGGCAAATTTGTCCGGGGCAACGATGTGTTCGCCCAAAAGCTCCTGGGCTTTGAGGAGTACAACACCGGCAAGACCGCCCATGTTGCGGGTGTCAAAGTTATTGATCCCTACACGGTGAGCTTTACCTTCTCCGGCCCTTACCGGGATGCGTTGGTCAAATTTACCGACCAGGCGGTTTTTGCAAAACATATTTGGGAAAAAGTACCCGTAGAGGGCTGGCTTGACGCCACGGAGCTTCTGCGGAATCCGGTTGGTACCGGCCCCTATACGGTCGCCCAATTTGTGCCCGATCAATACATCAGGCTCACCGCAAAGGAAGACTACTTCAAGGGCGCGCCCAAAATAAAAACATTTATTTTAAAAGTCTCCAATCCTGATACACGGCAGACGGAAGTCCTTAACGGCGATCTGGATGTGGCGCGTATCGCTTCCTGGAAAGACCGGGACCTCAAGCCCTATACCGATGCGGGCTTCAATTTTGCGGAGATCAAGGCCATCATGGCCTATTACCTTGTGTTCAATACCACCGAAAAAAATCTCGCCGACCCCCTGGTGCGGCATGCAATTTTTACGGCCCTTGACCGGCCCGCCATCATCAACCTGATTGAAAATGGCCATGCCATCGTATCGGAAAGCCTGTTTGATCCCAACCAGCCGGTCTACCCCAAGGATATAGCAAAATACACCTACGATGTGAACAAGGCAAAGGATCTGCTCCGCCAGGCCGGATGGGTCGATACAAACAGCGACGGTATTGTTGACAAGAACGGACAGAACCTCAAGCTGACCCTGCGTTATGACAATGTGGATGATACCGTCCTTGCACAGGCGGTGCAGGCATATATAAAGGCTATTGGGATCGACCTCGAAATTATCGGTTCCGATTTTAACACCGTGCTTTCAGTCCTGCGCAGCACCACCGAGCCCTTTGATCTGGCGTTCATGGGCTCCTCCTCCAGACCGAATCCGGGCAGCCACGGCAGCGTCAGGTGGATGGCGCGCTATAACGATACTGAGGAGCTGCGGCTCTATGATTCAGCCAATGACGCCGGTACGGACGCGGAAGCTGCTGCAACGTGGGGCGCCTGGGCAAAGTATATCCACGAAAAACTTCCCATCGGCATAATTTATATTAAGTCCACCGGCTATGCGGTGAATCCCCGCTTGGTCGGTTACGAACCCTACGGAATCGAATGGTTCCCCAATGTAGAAACCTGGTACTTTAAGTAAATGGTTCGATATATTAGCCAGAGGCTCTTGCAGTCTCTGGTTATTCTTTTTGGGGTTTCCGTAACGGTGTTTGCCCTGATAAACTACATTCCGGGGAACCCCTACCTGAGCATGTTTCCGCCGGAAGTATCCGGGGACCAAATTGAAGCGATGCTCCGGCGGGTTGGTTACTACGACAGCCTTCCTATCAAATATATAAAATGGATCTCCCGTATTTTGCAAGGCGACTTTGGATATTCGATTTTCTACCATGAAGGAGTGATGGGGATAATTGCATCCCGCCTTGGCAACACCATACTCCTTGCGGTTTCCTCCCTTGCAATCAGCATAGTCCTGGGCGTATCGGTGGGTATTTTTACCGCCCAAAGGCGGGGCAGTCTGGCGGACAACAGTGTTTCTGTTTTAACCTTTGTGATCCTGTCCCTGCCTTCGTTTTTTTTTAGTATGCTCCTGTTAAAAGTTCTTGGCGCCGACCTTCGGCTCCTGCCGATTTCCGGCAAGGTTACGGTTTATGCGGACTACCACGGTATTGCCCATGCCCTTGATGTTGCCCGGCACATGGTTATGCCGAGTATTGTTCTTGGGCTTGGCTATGCGTCTTCAATGCTGCGCTACACCAGATCCAGTGTTACCGGGATTTTGACCGCAGACTATATACGTTCCGCACGGGCCCACGGCCTGCATGAAAGGACCGTTATTTTTAAACATACCCTGAAAAATGTTTCAATCCCCAT from Treponema primitia ZAS-1 includes the following:
- a CDS encoding ABC transporter permease, with amino-acid sequence MVRYISQRLLQSLVILFGVSVTVFALINYIPGNPYLSMFPPEVSGDQIEAMLRRVGYYDSLPIKYIKWISRILQGDFGYSIFYHEGVMGIIASRLGNTILLAVSSLAISIVLGVSVGIFTAQRRGSLADNSVSVLTFVILSLPSFFFSMLLLKVLGADLRLLPISGKVTVYADYHGIAHALDVARHMVMPSIVLGLGYASSMLRYTRSSVTGILTADYIRSARAHGLHERTVIFKHTLKNVSIPIVTVLSLQIPDMLSGALLTETVFMWPGIGRLSFEAVRHRDYPLIMGILLVMAVITLCANFIADVAYALIDPRITLVKDRV
- a CDS encoding ABC transporter substrate-binding protein → MKKYLTLFTLLICGIASTLSAGGKKESGPKDTVVFGVNVAAQGVFHPTVNTSNGDREVALLVFNRLIKLGPDGTWVPELAESFTLSPDATSVTFKLRQDIKWSDGQPFTAEDAAFTYETLAHGKFVRGNDVFAQKLLGFEEYNTGKTAHVAGVKVIDPYTVSFTFSGPYRDALVKFTDQAVFAKHIWEKVPVEGWLDATELLRNPVGTGPYTVAQFVPDQYIRLTAKEDYFKGAPKIKTFILKVSNPDTRQTEVLNGDLDVARIASWKDRDLKPYTDAGFNFAEIKAIMAYYLVFNTTEKNLADPLVRHAIFTALDRPAIINLIENGHAIVSESLFDPNQPVYPKDIAKYTYDVNKAKDLLRQAGWVDTNSDGIVDKNGQNLKLTLRYDNVDDTVLAQAVQAYIKAIGIDLEIIGSDFNTVLSVLRSTTEPFDLAFMGSSSRPNPGSHGSVRWMARYNDTEELRLYDSANDAGTDAEAAATWGAWAKYIHEKLPIGIIYIKSTGYAVNPRLVGYEPYGIEWFPNVETWYFK